The DNA segment CTCGGAGCGCAGCTCGAACAGGCTCAGCCGCAACTCGGTGATCACCCGGGTCACCTCGCCGCGCAGCGTGCGCAGCTCCTCGGCCGTCTCCTCGGCGCCCTCCGGCAGCGTGGCCTGCGCGTTGTCGATGCCGTAGCCGACCATCACCAGCTCCTGCGCGACCCCGTCGTGGATCTCGCGGGCCAGGCGCTGCCGCTCCTCGTTCGTCGCGAGCGAGCGGACGTCGTCGAAGAGCAGGGCGGCCTCGAGTCGCAGCGCGGCCGGTCCGGTCACCTCGGTCACCGCCTGGACCACCGCCGACGGATAGGCGCCCGCCGCGTCGGTTTCCAGGATCACCAATCCGATGGTACGAACACCGGCCACGAGCGGGACCACGAGCGAGGACGCCTCACCGCCGGAGTGGGTCCGGGCCTGCGACCGGTTGGCGACCTGCGGCTGCTGTGTGGCCCAGGCGTCGGCGATCGCCGAGTCGGCGTCGAGGGTGACCTCCCAGTCGACCCGCTCCGCGCCGCGCTGCGCCAGCACCACCAGCCGGCCGCCGCCACTCGCCGAGAGGACCGCCGTCCGGTGGCCGTGCGCGACCGCGTGCAACTCCTCCAGCAGGTGCTCGGAGATGCCGCCCGGGTCGAGCGTGGCGCCCGGCAGCGAACGGGCGACACTGCGCAGCTGGGTGAGCAGACGGGTGGCCTCGGCATAGGGCTGCGGGGTGGGCTCCGGCGGCTGCAGCAGCTGGCGCATCGTCTCGGCGGCGAACGTCACGATCGCGCCGAGCACCAGCCACTGGCCGCAGGCCGCGACATAACCCGGCTCGTCCCACGAACCGGAGGCGAAACCGCCGACGATCATCGTGACCGCGGCGACGCCGAGCAGCACCGGTCCCTCGGTCGAGCGACGATGCAGCGCCGCGGTCAGCAGCGGCACCGCCAGATAGGGCAGCACCGCCTCGGCGCCGAAACCGGCGTCGACCCGCCCGATCGTGTCAGCCGACGCCGCGATGAAACCGGCCGCCAGGCTCGTCACGATCACCTCGGCGAACCGGCCGGCCGGCGCCCAGAAGTGGTGCTTGTGGGCCACGAAGGCGGGCAGCGCGGCGACCGCCAGCAGGGCGATCCAGCCCAGCTGCCGTGGATCGTCGGTCGCGGTCAGGGTGAGCACGGCGACGAGCACGAGCATGACGACTCGCGCGAACGCTTCGGCCGGGCGCAGGCGCGCGGATCCGATGGCTTGGGCTGGCACGGAACGGATGGTATCGGGAGGGGCCGACATCGCCCATCCTCATCCGGGCCGGTCGTGGGCTCTGTCGTACTCAGCGAGTAGCCTCCCAGCATGGCCGACACCTCGACGCAGTCGATTCAGATCCATGCGCCGCTGGCTCGCGTGGCCGCAGTGATCTGCGATTTCCCGCGCTACCCGGAGTGGGCCGAGTCGATCAAAAAAGCCGAGGTGGTGGAGGAATACGAGGACGGGTACGCCGCCCAGGTGCGCTTCGGAATCGACGCGACCGTGCTGGTCGACGAATACACGCTGGAATATGCGTACGCCGACGACCTCTCCCGGATCGAATGGCACCTGGTCGCGCCGTCGAAGACGCAGCGTTCCCAGGACGGTTCCTACGACCTCGTCGAGGGTTCGGACGGCACCACCACGGTCACCTACTCACTGGCCGTGGACCTCGCGATCGGCATGCTGGGCATGTTCCGCCGCAAAGCCGAAAAAGTGATCATGGATACGGCGTTGAAGGAGCTCAAGCGCCGCGTCGAGAGCCTGCCGGCGGCCTGACCGGACGGCGAGGAGGAGGGCGAAATGGCCGGTTCAGCACGCGAAGAGGCCGAGCGGCTGGTCGCGACATTCCTCGCGAGGGCCGCTGCCTCCTCCAGCAGTGATCCTCTCCACCTGATCACCGACTCGATCGGCGGGCTGGCCGGGGCGTTGCATGCGTCCGGCGCCTGGTCTTCTTCCGGGTCTTCCTCCGCCGGGTCGCCCGGCTCTTGGTCCACCGGTAGTGCCGAGTGCTGCGTGTGCCCGATCTGCCGGGTGATCGCCGCCCTCCGCGACCCGAGTCCGGAGACCGCCGAGCGGCTGGCTACCAGCGCCGGCGAGATCGCCACCGGGGTGGCGGGGCTGATGCGCGCCTTCTCCTCCATCGCGGGGGAGAGGCCACGGCCCGCACCTGCTCCGCGATCTCCGGCCCAGCCGCCACCCGACTCGGACGGTGTGTGGGCGGCCGCCACCCACACGCCGGACGCCGCTCAGGCGGACGCGCGGTCGGCGAGTTCGCCTTCAAGCGCGGCTTCCCCCTCGGATGCGGCTCGCTCTTCCTCGCCTTCGCCCGATTCATCCCCTTCGCCGGACTCGTCGTTCTCGCCGGGCTCTTCTGCGTCGCCTGCTTCGTCCACCGCGCGGGGCTTTTCTGCGTCGCCTGCTTCATCCGCCACGCGGGGCTCTTCTGCGTCGCCTGCTTCGTCCACCGCGCGAGGCTCTTCTGCGTCGGCTGCTTCATCCGCCACAACGGGCCCTTCTGCCTCGGCTGCTTCGTCCACCACGCCCGGCTCTTCTGCCTCGCGTGCTTCTTCCACCTCGCGTGCTTCTTCCGCTGCGACTCGCACTCCTCCTTCGCCGGACAAATACGAAAAATCGGATTTGTCGGGGGATCCTTGGGCTGCGGCGACGGCGGAGAGTGCTCGTGAGGCGGCTCGCGAAGCTGCTGCGGCGGCCCGGGCTCGCGCGGCGGCGGCCGAGGAGGCTGTGGCTCGGGCCGTAGCCGCGGCCAAGGCCGCCCGTGATGAGGCCGCTCGTCGTCAGGCGGCTCAGGAAGAGGCTGCCGGGACAGCCGCTGCGGGAACCGGTTCGGCGCGGGCTTCTTCCTGGGCGGCGGCTTCCAGGGCGGACGATACGTGGGCTGCTGCTACCAAGGCTGACACGTGGCCCGCTGCTGCCAAGGCCGACACGTGGGCTACTGCTACCGAGGCCGATGCCACCAGGGCTGCTGCTACCGAGGCTGATGCCACGAAGGCTTCGGCTACCGCGGCTGATGCGCCTTCTCCCGTAGTCGTGGGTGGGAGTGCGGCTGGGGAAGCGGGGCCGGATTTCGGGACGTGGCTGACCCGGAGTGACGGGGCGTCGGACGATGGGGGCGGGCGGGCGGATGCCCGTACCGACGTCTGGGCCTCGGCGGTCGCGCAAGCGGAAGCCGCGGCAGAGGAGGAAGCGGGTGCTGAGGCCGCGGCCATCGCCCGGGATGCGGCTGGGGTGGAAGCGTCTTCCGGCGCCCGGGATGCGGCTGGGGTGGAGGCATCTTCCGACGCCCGGGATGCGGCTGGGGTGGAAGGCTCCTCCGGCGCCCGGGATGCGGGGGTGGGAACGTCCTCCGGCGTCCGGGATTCGGCGGGGGCGGAGGCCTCTTCCGAGGAGCCCGGACGGGCACCGTAGCGTGGATCATGTGCGAGGGCGCTGAGGCGCTCTGGGACCGCGAGGGCGCCGGTCCGGGCGATGGCGCCCGGCCAGGCGACGCGGTGTGAACTGTTTGCAGAGGGGACGGGCAGCGTGACGCTGACCATCGGAATCGACGTCGGCGGTACCAAGGTCGCCGGCGGCGTGGTCGACGAGCGGGGCAACGTGCTCGCCTCGAACCGCCGGCCGACGCCCGCGGAGGACCCGGCCGCCACCCGGGACACCATCGTCGAGGTCGCCGCCGAGCTGGCGGCTCAGTACCCGGACGCCACCGCGATCGGCATCGGCGCTGCCGCCTGGATCGACGCCGCCGGTTCGACGGTGCTGTTCGCGCCGAACCTGGCCTGGCGCGACGAGCCGCTGCGTGACTATGTGAGCAAGGCGACCGGCCTGCCGACGGTGCTGGAGAACGACGCGAACGTCGCGGGCTGGGCCGAGTTCCGGTTCGGGGTGGCGCAGCACGCCGACGACTCGATGGTGATGATCACGGTGGGCACCGGCATCGGTGGCGCCATCGTGGTCAACGGCAAGCTGTGGCGGGGTGCGAACGGCATCGCCGCCGAGCTCGGTCACATCCAGTCGGTGGCGGACGGCCACCCCTGTGGCTGCGGCCGGCTGGGCTGCCTGGAGCAGTACGCGTCCGGCAACGCCCTGGTCCGGTTCGCCCGGGCCGGCGCGCGGCAGGAGCCGGAGCGCGCGAAGCAGCTGCTGGAACTGGCCGGCGGCGACGCCCTGGCGATCAGCGGACGGCAGATCACCGAGGCGGCCCGGGCCGGTGACGGCGTGGCGATGGACGCGTTCGCGCAGGTGGGCTACTGGCTGGGTGTCGCCCTCGCCGACCTGGCGCAGAGCCTCGACCCGCAGATCATGGTGATCGGCGGTGGCGTGATCGACGCGGGTCCGCTTCTCATGGGGCCGGCCGAGCGGACGTACCGGGATCAGCTCGCGCAGCGTGACCGGTTCCCGGTGGCCGAGGTGCGGGCCGCCGAGATGGGCAACGCGGCAGGGGTCGTCGGCGCCGCCGACCTGGCCCGGCTGGGCTGACTCGCAGCGGCCGAGGAGAGTCGACGAAGGCTGAGGAGAAGGCATGCCGGGTGTCCCGCTGCGGGTGGTGAGCTACAACGTCCACGGTCTGCGGGACGACCGGCCGGCCCTGACCGCCCTGGTCCGGGAGCTGGCGCCGGACGTGCTGGTCGTTCAGGAGGCGCCGCGCCGGTTCCGCTGGCGGGAGAAGTGCGCGGCCCTGGCCGGCGAGTGCGGCCTGGTGGTGGCCGGGGGTGGCCTGCCGGCGCTGGGGAACCTGGTGCTGGTGAGCCTGCGGGTGAACGTCCACCGCACCTGGTCCCTGCGCTATCCGCTGACGCCGGGCCGGCACATGCGCGGGGCGGCCTTCGTGGAGGCGTCGGTGCTGGGTTCGGCGCGGTTCACGGTGACCGGTTCGCACCTGGCGACCGATCCGGCTGAGCGACCGACCCAGGCCGATCGCTGGAAATCCGAAATATCGGAAATGTCAGGGCCGCTGATCGTCGCCGCCGACTTCAACGAAGGCCCCGGCGGCAGCGCCTGGCGGATGATAGAAGACGGTTTATCCGGCAACGACAAGGATATCCAGACATTCCCGGCGACGCTCCCCTCCCGCCGCATCGACGCGATCTTCGTCAGCCCCGACGTAAGCATCGAAGCCTACGAGATCATCGACTCCGAACGAGCACGTCGAGCAAGTGATCATTTACCGGTCGTAACGGATCTTCGGCTCCCTTCCGTGTGAGCCCGGCCTCTGCGAGGATCGCCGGGTGCACGACACCCCCGACCCGGGCGACCGTGGCGACGCCGTCTGTGTCGTCGGCGCCGGCGCCAGCGGACTGGCCGCGATAAAGAACCTGCGTGAGCTGGGTTTCGCCGTCGACTGCTACGAGCGCGAGACGTCCGTCGGCGGCGCCTGGAACTGGCGCCACGACCGCAGCCCGATCTATGCCGGAACACATCTGATCTCCTCCCGGCCGCTGACCGAGTTCCCCGACTTCCCGATGCCGGACACCTGGCCCGACTACCCGCACCACAGTCAGGTCCTGGAATATTTGGAGCGGTACGCGAAGCACTTCGCGCTCACCGACGACATCTGGTTCGGCATGGAGGTCACTTCGGTGGCGCCGGCTGAGAACGGCAAGTGGGATGTGACGATCCGGTCCACCGGTGTCGGCGAGTCCTCGCGGGTGCAGCGCTATGCCGCGATCGTGGTCGCGAACGGGCACAACTGGTCGCCGATCACCCCGGAGATCCCCGGTGAGTTCACGGGTCAGGCCATGCACGCACGGGCGTACAAGGATCCGTCGAGGTTGCGTGGCCGCAAGGTCCTGGTGATCGGCGGCGGCAACACCGGCTGTGACATCGCGGTGGAGGCGGCGCAGCAGGCGACCCGGGTGTGGCATTCGACGCGCCGGGGTTACTGGTACGCGCCCAAGTACGTCTTCGGCCGTCCCGCCGACCAGGTGAACGACCGGCTGCTGCGGTGGGGTCTGCCGCTGCGGCTGCGCCAGTGGCTCTACCGGCGTACCGTCCGGCTCACCAGCGGCGACCTCACCCGCTTCGGCCTGCCCGAGCCGGATCACCGTCCGTTCGAGTCGCACCCGATCGTCAACAGCCAGCTCCCGTACTACCTGGGGCACGGCCGGATCGAGCCGGTGCCGGACGTGGAGCGCTACGACGGCGCGAAGGTGGTCCTCACCGACGGCACGACGATCGAGCCGGATCTGGTGATCACGGCGACCGGCTACCGGCCGCGCTTCGACTTCCTCGAGCCCGAGCTGCTCGACACCGACGGCAACGGCCGGCCCGACCTGCACCTGCACGCGTTCGCCCGGCGGCACCCGACCCTCGCGGTGATCGGCCTGCTGCAGCCGGACTCGGGCGTCTTCCCGCTCGCGCACTGGCAGAGCGTCGCGGTGGCCCGCTGGCTGCGGTTGCGCGCCGACGATCCGGAGCGTGCCGCCGCCGTGCAGCAGAAGGAGTCCACCCGTCCGCTCGACTCCTGGTCGCGGCGCCGGGTCCTGCCCACCCAGCGGCACTGGTTCGAGGTGGACCACGTCGACTACCTGAAGTCCGTCGAGAGTCTCTTGAAGCAGATGGATAAGACCTCAGCATGAGTACGTCGGAAGTCCTGCGTTTCCAGGATTGGACAGCACCTGTCGCGCCGGCCGATCGGGAGGTCGTCTCCCGGCTGCCGGAGGACGACAGCGGTCATCCGCCACTGCTCTTCGTGGCCGGCCCCGGCCGGACCGCCGCGATCTTCGCCGAGCACTGGCTCGGTCATGCCGCCGGCCGTGGTTTCGCCGCGCACGCGCTGTCTCCGCGACCCGGCGGCGACCTGCGGGCCTGCGTCCACGACGCGGTGCAGACGGCGGCCTCGCTGCCCCGGCAGGCCGTGCTGATCGGGCACGGCGCCGGGGCCCTGGTGGTGGCCCGTGCGCTGGGCCGCTATCCGGCGCGGGCCGCGGTGCTGGCCGCCCCGCGGCTGCGATCCCGGTTCGCGACCTTCGTGAAGCCGAGGCCGGAACTGCCCCGCCCGGTCGGCAGGCCGCCGGTCCTCGTCGCGGGCAGCCCGGACGACCGGGTGGTGAAGCGGGCGGCCCTCGATCGGGCGGCGGCTGTCTACGGTGAGGCGCCGCTGCTCTTCCCCGGTATGAGCCACGACCTGATGCTCGACGACGGATGGGCCGAACCCATCGACGCGATCCTGGACTGGTTGGCGAAGAACTCAGCGGTGCCAGGCCACTGAGCTTTCCCTCGTACGATCACCGGCAAGTCTGTCGGCAAGACTGCCCGTGTGATCTAAAGCGGTCAGATAGGCGCGGGCCCAGGCGAGGATGTCGTGCTCGGCCAGTTGCTCGCGCATCGCCGTCATCCGTGCGGCGAGGTCGGCCGGATCGGCGCACATGGCCCGCAGCAGCGTCTCCTTGAGGCCGTCGACGTCGTGCGGGTTCACCAGGAACGCCTGCGGGAGCTCGGCGGCGGCCCCGGCGAACTCGCTGAGCACGAGCGCGCCCGCGCCGTCCTCGCGGGCCGCCACGAACTCCTTGGCGACCAGGTTCATCCCGTCCCGCAGCGGGGTCACCACCATGACGTCGGCGGTCTGGTAGAGCGCCGCCAGCTGCGAGCGCGCGAACGGCTGGTTCAGGTAGTGGATGGCCGGCTCGCCGACCCGGCCGAACTCGCCGTTGATCCGGCCCACCTCGCCCTCGATCCGGTCCCGCAGGTCCGAGTAGCTCTCCACCCGCTCCCGGCTCGGCACCGCGACCTGGACCATCACGGTGTCGCGGACCTTCACGTACCCGTCCCGCAGCAGCTCGCTGTACGCCGTGAGCCGGTGCTCGATGCCCTTGGTGTAGTCGAGACGGTCCACGCTGAGCAGCACCCGCTTGGGCTCGCCCAGATCGTGCCGCAGCTGCCGGGCCTGGCTCACCACGTCCGGCCGGTTCGCCAGCGCCCGCATCTCGGCCACGTCGATGGAGACCGGGAACGCCCCGGTCCGCACGGTGCGCCCGTCCAGCTCGATCGCGTCGTCGGTGGCCCGGGCGCCGAGCAGCTTCTGGGCGAGCTGGGCGACGTTGTGGGCGGCCTGCTCCCGCTGGAAGCCGACCAGGTCGGCGCCGAGCATCCCGCGCAGCAGCTCGACCCGGCGGGGCAGTTGCATGAAGAGCTCGGGCGGCGGGAACGGCACGTGCATGAAGAACCCGATCAGCAGGTCGGGGCGCAGGTCCCGGAGCATCCCCGGCACCAGCTGCAGGTGGTAGTCCTGCACCCAGACCACGGCGCCCGGCTCGGCCACCTCGGCGGCGGCCTCCGCGAATCTCCGGTTGACCGCCCGGTAGGTCTCCCACCAGCCCCGGTCGAAGACCGGCTGCTGCACCGCGTCGTGGTAGAGCGGCCAGAGCGTCGAGTTGGCGAAGCCCTCGTAGTAGCCGCTCAGCTCCTCCGCGCCCAGCGACACGGGCCGTAGACGCAGGCCGCCGATGTCCGGCAGGTGCGGCGCCGGGCCGACCCCGCCGGCCCAGCCGACCCAGGTGGCCGGTGTCTGCTCCAAGATCGCGCGCAGAGCGCCGGCCAGACCTCCTGGGCTGCGGCGCCATTCGCACGCGCCGTCCGGGGCGGCGCTGTCATCCAGCGGCAGGCGGTTGGCTACGACGACGAGCGAGCTCTGGCGCATCACCGTAGGTTACCGGGCGAGCACCGATGTCCGTCTATGTGATCCAGGCCCTAGACGACGGCTCCGTCGTCGAACTCGTCGTCGTCATCGCCCGAACGCAGCCGCCAGACCAGCGTGACGGCGCCGCCGACGATCGCCGCGAAGCCGAAGAGCGTCACATAGGTGCTGTCCAGCGGCAGCAGGCGCGGGAAGAGGAAGAGCACGAAGCCGACCACCACGCCGAGCAGGCCGAACACGGCGTACTTGGAGATCTTGGGCATCGGGGGAGGGGGCGGCGGGATGTAGCGGTCGTCCTCGTCGTCGTCGGACTCCGGCAGGTCGGCGCCGAAGGTGTCGAGTCCGTAGAGGAGCGACTGGTCCTCGTCCTTCGGTGGGGGCTGCGGATCGGTACGCCGGCGGTTCAGCGGCCGCCCGTCCTCGCCGAGCGGGCGGGGAGGATCGACCGGGCCGACGCTCTCCGCCTCGGGCCAGGGCGTCCCGGCGCTGTCGTCGAGCGTGTGGAACCCGGCGATGATCTTGGCCCACTCGGCGTCCACCTCGGCCTGCGGGCGGGTGTCCGTCGGCGTGGGCGGGGACGGCGGCGTCGGAAGCGCTCCGCCGGTCACCTTCTGCAGGTGCTCGCGGGCGGTCTCCAGGCGCGTGCGATCCACGTAGAGTCGGTCGATCGGGCGTGCCGGCAGTGTCGTGGCACGCAGGATCGGGTTGAGGTCAGCCGTCGGCTGCAGGTACGCCGCGATGCCGCCGGCGGCCAGCACGTCGAGCAGATGCTCGCCCACCCGCGGATCCACGTCACCCGCCACGGCGTAGTCGGCCGCGTCGAGCCCGTTGTCGCGTCGCCCCCGACGGGCGCCACCCGTTGTCACCGATGCACCCCCTTGCCGACCGTGCCTTGAATGGTGACACGGCAGGCGCCTGTTGCGGGAGTGCGTTGTGGCGCGCCGCTCCCGCTTCGTACGCTTCTACATCGCCCCGGGACGCCGGTGGCATCCGCGGAAAGGACACCAGTGTTCTACTGGCTGCTGAAGTTGGTGGTCCTCGGACCGGTCCTGAGACTACTGTTCCGCCCCAAGGTGGAGGGGCTCGCGAACGTGCCCCGCTCCGGTCCGGTGATCCTGGCCTGTAATCATCTCTCGTTCTCGGACTCGATCTTCACCCCGCTGATCATGCGGCGGAAAGTGACCTTCGTCGCCAAAGCCGAATACTTCACCGGCAAGGGGATCAAGGGCTGGCTCTCCCGGATGTTCTTCGTCGGCGCGGGGACCATCCCGGTGGACCGTTCGGGTGGGGAAGCCGCCCAGGCGGCCCTCGACACCCTCCTGAGAGTCCTCAAGGAGGGCAATGTCGCCGGGATCTATCCCGAGGGCACCCGATCGCCCGACGGGCGTCTCTATCGCGGTAAGACCGGGGTCGCACGGCTCGCCCTGGAGAGCGGCGCGGTGGTGGTGCCGGTGGCGCTGCTGAACACCGACGAGATCCAGCCGACCGGAACGCTCGTCCCGGCCGTGAAGCGGGTCCGGATCCGGGTCGGCGAGCCGCTCGACTTCTCCCGGTACGCGCAGAGCCGCGGCGACCGCTTCGTCGAACGCGCGATCACCGACGAGATCATGTACGAGCTGATGGTGCTCTCCGGCCGGGAGTACGTCGACGTCTACGCCGCGAGCCTGAAGAACCCGGTCAGTTCATCCCCGCTCGCCGCTTGAGCGCCTGCACGTCGGTCACCACGATGCGGCGGCCCTCGGTGCGCAGCCAGCCCCGGTTCGCGAAGGAACCGATTGCCTGGTTGACGCTCTGCCGGGAGCCGCCGGCCATCTCGGCCAGCTGACTCTGGTTGAGTTCGATCGTGATCATCGGGGCCTGACTCTCGCCGGAGAGCCGGACCAGCGTCTTGGCGACCCGGCCGGGCAGGTCGAGGAAGACGTGATCGGCGTTCTGCTCGGTGAGCCGGCGGATCAGGCCGCCGACCGAGCGCATCACGGCGTCCAGGATGCGCGGGTTCGAGTGCACCAGGTCCATGAACGCGGCCCGGGACAGCGAGAGCGCCTGCGAGTCCTCGATCGCCTCGGCGGATGCGCTCCGGGTCGACGCGTCCAGCAGCGAGACCTCGCCGAGCACGTCGGGCGGGCGGACCACGGTGAGCACGGCGCGCTCGCCGGTCGGCGCGGTCCGGAAGACCGCGACGGCGCCGCGCTTCATGATGATCAGGGAGTCGCCGGGGTCGTGCTCCACGAAGAGAATCTGACCCTTGCGGTAATGACGCGGAACGGCCGTGGCGATGACGCGCTGCCGCACGTCCGGCTCCAGCCCCGCGAACATCTCCACACCGGTGAGCGCGTCGCCGGAATCCGGCAAGCGATGATCCACGGCGCTATCCCTCCCCCGGTGGGGACCGCGTCGTCGACCCGGAAGGCGCCGGCCCCACGACGCGAACGATCACTCTTAGCATGAAGCGTGCCCCGAACGCCATCTTGAGTCGGACATCGAAGCTCACTCCCGTACGATCATGTCGCTTCGGTAGCTTTCTGTAAACCTCCCATCGCCTTCTGTGATTGTCACCCCCGCTGTCCGTCGCTTTAGTCGCTTGTGCCGAGATAATCCCGCGGTGCCGGATGATGAGCTCCTTCGATCGACATTGCGGGAACAGTGGCATCTCATCCCATCGAAGATCACCGAACGGCCGAAGTCGGTGATGTCGCGCGGCTGGGATGTCACCGCCGCCACCGGCCGGTACGTCGCCCGGCTCGCCGAGAGCGGCGCCCGGCAGCCGATGGAGGCCGGGCTGGTGGCGGCCGAACACCTCCGGTTGCGCCGGATCGACGCGGGCGAGCCGATCCGCACGCTCGCCGGCGCCCTCACCGTGGACACCGCCGACGGCGCGCTGGCAGTGCAGCGCCGGCTTCCGGGTCGTCATCTGGACGGCCGGGATCCGGTGGATCAGCAGTGGTGGGGCGAGCGGCTGGGTGTCGTACACAAGGCTCTCCAAGGTTTTCGTCATGCCGGCCTGCGCCCGTGGCAGCTGCCCGACCCCGACGCGCCCCACCTCGACACCGAGCCCTGGCTGCGCGGCACGGTGACGGCGGCGGTGGCCGCGGCGACCCGGCTCACCGTGACCGATCGGCTCACCTACGGGACGCTGCACGGCGATCCGGGCGCCGACGTGTTCGTGCTGGATCCGGCGACCGGGCGGTCCGGAGTGCTGCACTACGGCGCCTGTGGCACCGGCCCGCTGGTCTACGACGTGGCGGCCGCCGTCGCCGACGCGGGCGGCCCGGAACACGCGGGCGAGCTGCTCGACGGCTATCTGGCCGCCGGTCCGGTCCGCCACGACGAGCTGGACGCCGCGCTGCCGGTGCTGCTGCGGCTGCGCTGGGCGGTGCAGGCCGAGCGGGCGGCCCGCCGGGGGTGTGCCAGAGCGCTCGCCATCGCCCGGGCAGCCCTGGAGTCGGAGTCCTGAAGGCCATGCGGGAGGATGGGCGGTGATGCCATACCGCTATTTCTACGACTGCGAGTTCATCGAGGACGGCCGGATCGTCGACCTCGTCTCGATCGGTGTCGTCGACGAGTTCGGTCGCGAGTTCTACGCGATCAGCACCGAGTTCGACGATTCCAAGGCCGTGCCCTGGGTGCGGCGCAACGTGCTCGACAAGCTGCCGTCCCCGGCCGACAAGGCGTGGCGCAGCCGGGAGCGGATCCGCGACGACCTCTACGAGTTCCTGATGGAGCCGCTCCGGGGCCGCTCCGAGCAGATGGAGCTCTGGGCGTGGTACGCGGCGTACGACCACGTGGCACTGGCCCAGCTGTGGGGCGCCATGCCGGCCCTGCCCCGGGAGATCCCGCGGTTCACCAAGGATCTGCGGCAGCGCTGGGACGACCAGGGCCGCCCGAAGCTGCCGGAGATGGCCGGCCGGCACGACGCGCTCGTCGACGCGCGGCACAACCTGGCGCGGTGGGAAGTCCT comes from the Actinoplanes sp. OR16 genome and includes:
- a CDS encoding SRPBCC family protein, with the protein product MADTSTQSIQIHAPLARVAAVICDFPRYPEWAESIKKAEVVEEYEDGYAAQVRFGIDATVLVDEYTLEYAYADDLSRIEWHLVAPSKTQRSQDGSYDLVEGSDGTTTVTYSLAVDLAIGMLGMFRRKAEKVIMDTALKELKRRVESLPAA
- a CDS encoding endonuclease/exonuclease/phosphatase family protein; this encodes MPGVPLRVVSYNVHGLRDDRPALTALVRELAPDVLVVQEAPRRFRWREKCAALAGECGLVVAGGGLPALGNLVLVSLRVNVHRTWSLRYPLTPGRHMRGAAFVEASVLGSARFTVTGSHLATDPAERPTQADRWKSEISEMSGPLIVAADFNEGPGGSAWRMIEDGLSGNDKDIQTFPATLPSRRIDAIFVSPDVSIEAYEIIDSERARRASDHLPVVTDLRLPSV
- a CDS encoding ROK family glucokinase — translated: MTLTIGIDVGGTKVAGGVVDERGNVLASNRRPTPAEDPAATRDTIVEVAAELAAQYPDATAIGIGAAAWIDAAGSTVLFAPNLAWRDEPLRDYVSKATGLPTVLENDANVAGWAEFRFGVAQHADDSMVMITVGTGIGGAIVVNGKLWRGANGIAAELGHIQSVADGHPCGCGRLGCLEQYASGNALVRFARAGARQEPERAKQLLELAGGDALAISGRQITEAARAGDGVAMDAFAQVGYWLGVALADLAQSLDPQIMVIGGGVIDAGPLLMGPAERTYRDQLAQRDRFPVAEVRAAEMGNAAGVVGAADLARLG
- a CDS encoding DUF308 domain-containing protein, which translates into the protein MTTGGARRGRRDNGLDAADYAVAGDVDPRVGEHLLDVLAAGGIAAYLQPTADLNPILRATTLPARPIDRLYVDRTRLETAREHLQKVTGGALPTPPSPPTPTDTRPQAEVDAEWAKIIAGFHTLDDSAGTPWPEAESVGPVDPPRPLGEDGRPLNRRRTDPQPPPKDEDQSLLYGLDTFGADLPESDDDEDDRYIPPPPPPMPKISKYAVFGLLGVVVGFVLFLFPRLLPLDSTYVTLFGFAAIVGGAVTLVWRLRSGDDDDEFDDGAVV
- a CDS encoding trehalose-6-phosphate synthase, whose translation is MRQSSLVVVANRLPLDDSAAPDGACEWRRSPGGLAGALRAILEQTPATWVGWAGGVGPAPHLPDIGGLRLRPVSLGAEELSGYYEGFANSTLWPLYHDAVQQPVFDRGWWETYRAVNRRFAEAAAEVAEPGAVVWVQDYHLQLVPGMLRDLRPDLLIGFFMHVPFPPPELFMQLPRRVELLRGMLGADLVGFQREQAAHNVAQLAQKLLGARATDDAIELDGRTVRTGAFPVSIDVAEMRALANRPDVVSQARQLRHDLGEPKRVLLSVDRLDYTKGIEHRLTAYSELLRDGYVKVRDTVMVQVAVPSRERVESYSDLRDRIEGEVGRINGEFGRVGEPAIHYLNQPFARSQLAALYQTADVMVVTPLRDGMNLVAKEFVAAREDGAGALVLSEFAGAAAELPQAFLVNPHDVDGLKETLLRAMCADPADLAARMTAMREQLAEHDILAWARAYLTALDHTGSLADRLAGDRTRESSVAWHR
- a CDS encoding GAF domain-containing sensor histidine kinase; protein product: MPAQAIGSARLRPAEAFARVVMLVLVAVLTLTATDDPRQLGWIALLAVAALPAFVAHKHHFWAPAGRFAEVIVTSLAAGFIAASADTIGRVDAGFGAEAVLPYLAVPLLTAALHRRSTEGPVLLGVAAVTMIVGGFASGSWDEPGYVAACGQWLVLGAIVTFAAETMRQLLQPPEPTPQPYAEATRLLTQLRSVARSLPGATLDPGGISEHLLEELHAVAHGHRTAVLSASGGGRLVVLAQRGAERVDWEVTLDADSAIADAWATQQPQVANRSQARTHSGGEASSLVVPLVAGVRTIGLVILETDAAGAYPSAVVQAVTEVTGPAALRLEAALLFDDVRSLATNEERQRLAREIHDGVAQELVMVGYGIDNAQATLPEGAEETAEELRTLRGEVTRVITELRLSLFELRSEVDRNGGLAAAIAEYARTLGTSAGLRVHFTFDESTARLPAATEAELLRIAQEAITNARKHAGASNLWVTCTVDPPYAEIEVSDDGKGFADERPDGRYGLTIMAERAERIRGRLKITPRHPSGTTVAVVLGTPPRRDSVRESVSAPEGE
- a CDS encoding NAD(P)/FAD-dependent oxidoreductase — its product is MHDTPDPGDRGDAVCVVGAGASGLAAIKNLRELGFAVDCYERETSVGGAWNWRHDRSPIYAGTHLISSRPLTEFPDFPMPDTWPDYPHHSQVLEYLERYAKHFALTDDIWFGMEVTSVAPAENGKWDVTIRSTGVGESSRVQRYAAIVVANGHNWSPITPEIPGEFTGQAMHARAYKDPSRLRGRKVLVIGGGNTGCDIAVEAAQQATRVWHSTRRGYWYAPKYVFGRPADQVNDRLLRWGLPLRLRQWLYRRTVRLTSGDLTRFGLPEPDHRPFESHPIVNSQLPYYLGHGRIEPVPDVERYDGAKVVLTDGTTIEPDLVITATGYRPRFDFLEPELLDTDGNGRPDLHLHAFARRHPTLAVIGLLQPDSGVFPLAHWQSVAVARWLRLRADDPERAAAVQQKESTRPLDSWSRRRVLPTQRHWFEVDHVDYLKSVESLLKQMDKTSA
- a CDS encoding alpha/beta hydrolase, with translation MSTSEVLRFQDWTAPVAPADREVVSRLPEDDSGHPPLLFVAGPGRTAAIFAEHWLGHAAGRGFAAHALSPRPGGDLRACVHDAVQTAASLPRQAVLIGHGAGALVVARALGRYPARAAVLAAPRLRSRFATFVKPRPELPRPVGRPPVLVAGSPDDRVVKRAALDRAAAVYGEAPLLFPGMSHDLMLDDGWAEPIDAILDWLAKNSAVPGH
- a CDS encoding 1-acyl-sn-glycerol-3-phosphate acyltransferase, whose amino-acid sequence is MFYWLLKLVVLGPVLRLLFRPKVEGLANVPRSGPVILACNHLSFSDSIFTPLIMRRKVTFVAKAEYFTGKGIKGWLSRMFFVGAGTIPVDRSGGEAAQAALDTLLRVLKEGNVAGIYPEGTRSPDGRLYRGKTGVARLALESGAVVVPVALLNTDEIQPTGTLVPAVKRVRIRVGEPLDFSRYAQSRGDRFVERAITDEIMYELMVLSGREYVDVYAASLKNPVSSSPLAA